The DNA window CGTAGACATACCAGGGTTTTCATAAGAAATCTTTGCATATATTTTGTTCGGCAATTCCACTAAAACCACCTGACGGTCTTTCAGATATTGATCGATATATGCTTTTAAGGCAGCCTGTTTGACAGGATCGCTGACCAGGTCATAGAGCGGGACCAATGATTCAGTATTAAAATCGATCATTTCAGCGTTAGCAACAGTGGAAGAAGCCTGCCAGTCTGTAATGCTCACCTTGGGGACTGTTTGGCCGATAGGGATCTGGCCGATCAGTTTTTTCGAAGGATCTCCGCCGATGGTCTGATAGTGCAGCGACTGAGAGGAATTCGACTGTGTTTCCTGTTCGGTGTGACTGAAACCGGTATTGATACTGAATACCTTTCCAACGCTTACGTCTATACCGGCTTCTGAAGCTTTCATTTTATCGGAGCTGCTGGTCTGTGACCGGTATAATACCTGTAGTTTAGCCCCCAGTGTGATGTCTCCCAGAACGTGTGTTCCGTAGGTCTTTACGATATACTGTGGCGTTTCATTCTGAATATCGGCCACGAAGTTCGGGGTCAGGTATTGCTTCAGCAAAGCAATGCTGGCATTCATTTTTACTCTTTTCTGCTGAATGATCAGGTCAAAGCCGCTGTACACATACGTCGATGAAAATGCATCGCTGCTACTGAAGGAAGTGGTAATGGTGGCCTTAAAAACCCCTATACCAGCGGATCCTTTAACTTTCAGCGATTTTTTTTCGAGAAATGATTTGGCATTTTCTCCGGCCACCAGGTTGCCCACCTGTCTTTTAGACTGGTCCCATTCTATACGGGTGGGCTGGTCCAGCTGTAATTGCTCAACATTGATCACCTTGAATCGGGATGCGCTGGAGTTGGCGTATTCGCCGGTAACATCATAGCCATAGCCCAATAGGTCATTTTTCCCATCTCCGGCAGACCTGGGCATGGTACTGGATTGTGGAGATGTTTGCGATAGGTCGTTCTTTTTACAGCTGTAGAAGCTGAATGTAGTTAGTCCTGCTAACAGTAGTAGCGTTTGAGATGTTCGGGTAACTGATTTCATATGGATTTTTTGTTCTTGACGGTATATAGGAGTGCCTGCCCGATTGGTAGTCGGGCCAAACTATGTTTGACAGATTATTTTATCTGGTGGAAAACCTTTTAACTAATAGATAGGGTGTTATAGGTATTTTGAATGCTTATAGGCGTTTGATTTTATAGGTTATGGGTAACGGGTTATCAATTTACAGTACAGTATAGCAGACTGCTATTATAATTCAAGATATGTATAAATGAAATTAATTATCGTTAGGATGGATTAACAAATTGTTAAGTAGATATTCTTCTGGTGAAATAGTGTAAGTGCATGGTAGTTTTCCTTAAAACCGAACAAGGAAAGATGAGTGCTCATCTTTCCTTGTTCAGTTAAGTTAGCGGCTATAAGAAAATTATATCCGCCGATATAAGACATTTGGTTCTACTGAGTGTTACTTTTCTAATTAAACAATAGTTC is part of the Chitinophaga flava genome and encodes:
- a CDS encoding MAC/perforin domain-containing protein; the protein is MKSVTRTSQTLLLLAGLTTFSFYSCKKNDLSQTSPQSSTMPRSAGDGKNDLLGYGYDVTGEYANSSASRFKVINVEQLQLDQPTRIEWDQSKRQVGNLVAGENAKSFLEKKSLKVKGSAGIGVFKATITTSFSSSDAFSSTYVYSGFDLIIQQKRVKMNASIALLKQYLTPNFVADIQNETPQYIVKTYGTHVLGDITLGAKLQVLYRSQTSSSDKMKASEAGIDVSVGKVFSINTGFSHTEQETQSNSSQSLHYQTIGGDPSKKLIGQIPIGQTVPKVSITDWQASSTVANAEMIDFNTESLVPLYDLVSDPVKQAALKAYIDQYLKDRQVVLVELPNKIYAKISYENPGMSTSDDYSWTSYFYDYYIRFYKADKVTPVTVNNLTVNYRINTSSSDDPRLNQTGATKTYQVTNSNYISLGRDVYQNTDRYDSYSITTFKKLEVLPGNGYEPMPE